The window CGATCGCCCGCGGCGCCAGCCGCTCCAGCTCCGCGCGGAATTCCGCGTTCTGCTTGATCTTCTCCGGCTGCGTGACGCGCAGCCCGAGCCTCGCCGCGGCCGCCTTCACCGGCGGCGCCGCGAGCTCGCCGCCGCGTCCCTTCGGACGGTCCGGCTGCGTCACCACCAGCGCGACCTCGTGCCCCGCCCGGACCAGGTGCTCCAGCGTCGGCACGGCGAATTCCGGCGTCCCGCAGAAGATTACGCGCACGCCTTATTTGTAATGGAAAAAGCGATAAGCGATAAGCAATAAGCGATTAGCTTTCTCTCGGCACTCGGCACTCGGCACTCGGCACTCGGCACTCGGCACTCGGAACTCGGCACTCGCTTATTGCTTACTGCTTATTGCTTATTGCTTATTGCTTATTGCTTATCGCTACCACTCGCCCGCTTTCGCCAGCTTCCTGATCTTCCGCTTCATCAGGTCTCGCTTCAGCGCCGAGATGTAGCTGATGTAGAGCCTGCCGTTCAGGTGATCCGTCTCGTGCAGGAACGCCCGCGCCAGCAGGTCCTCGCCGGTGTGCTCGTGCCACTCGCCGTGCTCGTCCTGCGCCCGCACCGTCACCCGCTTCGGGCGCGTGACCTGCTCGCGGAACTCCGGCAGCGAGAGGCAGCCCTCGCTCCCGCTCTGCTTGCCCTCCGTGTGGACGATCTCCGGGTTGATCAGGACGAGCCGCGCCTCGGGGTCCTCCTTGAACGTGGTGTCGACCACCGCGATGCGCTTCGCGATCCCGATCTGCGGCGCCGCCAGCCCCACCCCGTGCGCCTCGTACATCGACGCGAACATGTCGTCGATCAGCTTCTTCAGCTCCTCGTCGAACTTCGTCACGGGCGCCGCCGGCGTCTCCAGCACCGGGTTGCCGTACAGCACGATGGGATAGATCTTAGGCATTTGTGATTTGTGATTTGTGATTTCTGATTTGCGATGTTGATTTTCAATGACAAATCAGAAATCGCAAAT of the Terriglobales bacterium genome contains:
- the def gene encoding peptide deformylase translates to MPKIYPIVLYGNPVLETPAAPVTKFDEELKKLIDDMFASMYEAHGVGLAAPQIGIAKRIAVVDTTFKEDPEARLVLINPEIVHTEGKQSGSEGCLSLPEFREQVTRPKRVTVRAQDEHGEWHEHTGEDLLARAFLHETDHLNGRLYISYISALKRDLMKRKIRKLAKAGEW